One Phosphitispora fastidiosa DNA segment encodes these proteins:
- a CDS encoding S-layer homology domain-containing protein — MRKFKRMIALVTVALFVLAFAAPAGAATFSDVSGASSDSVYRLNALGIIDGYPDGTFKPEGNITRAEFAKIAMAAAGNSSSADFLKNATSKFSDVKAGEWYTGWVNLAASLGYIQGYPDGTFKPNANITYAECVTILVRLLGYSDKLPGEWPTEYLVKAAELGITDDVAFSANVPATRGDIAIMTSETLDQNVVVWDKDVDDFAFKKDADDNTFTLLADKFDGAVYDEEDYKVTAWEVDSDGQFVITIEGEDNPFTSAVEEGFANKDVTLAENAVVDGGMAVPYLTNHLINFIYNSDDEEATYVDVVSTKVKSDDVDDDGAKLKVNGTSYKFADGCYLTTAPTGTATDDINFELEYTDESAGVLNDFYDVYLDADGKIYFAVEKTASGSPKMVEELESDNTLNYMDSGSVDLDQDDVLVLKDGKYADVDDLKATDIVYVTEDNYGLDVFVDAYSLSKSGEFEAGMSTVNPGDAYFEQARIDGKKYDLDADMLLSTDDGDNWDDLSGTGSDFFDDIYDEEIQFALDRKGDIAFILTDAESESKNIYGIVDKVLDKDLDNFITSIKIMKSDGATVSYTVETADVELTYSTSIESYSADTVVFDGAAVKFQLNDSGNIDDLEVLDDQANSITDGAKDLKKLYIDGSWYYVNNDTIVLNGPTDEDPDVVSTSSLLSDAEDLESGEEILCWAKVDGNKVEYVMIVGATVEGTAEDMAMVIDTYYYDGDEWAIVDIRGEEAKYEIDGTVPSEDTLVEYSLAGSKISLDVGDSYVPTTSGNVYGEITDVDTTNNAIEVANTKWYDIDADTYIYDMTESDPVYVDGIDGIDEGDAVFVVPVTGDDDRKGVANVIFIVDTDDYTGYTFSKTSAATVNPI, encoded by the coding sequence AGCAGCCACCTTCTCAGATGTAAGTGGTGCATCATCCGACAGTGTCTACAGACTTAATGCTCTTGGAATTATTGACGGTTATCCCGATGGCACCTTTAAGCCTGAAGGAAACATAACCCGTGCTGAATTTGCAAAAATTGCTATGGCTGCTGCAGGTAACTCCAGCAGTGCAGATTTCCTGAAAAATGCTACCTCCAAGTTTTCCGATGTTAAGGCTGGCGAATGGTACACCGGCTGGGTTAACCTGGCTGCAAGCCTTGGTTACATTCAGGGATATCCCGATGGCACCTTCAAGCCTAACGCCAACATCACTTATGCTGAGTGCGTAACCATCCTGGTTCGTCTCCTTGGCTACAGTGACAAGCTCCCCGGCGAATGGCCGACTGAGTACCTGGTAAAAGCTGCTGAGCTTGGTATTACTGATGATGTTGCCTTCTCAGCTAATGTTCCTGCTACCCGTGGCGACATTGCCATAATGACTTCTGAGACTCTTGATCAGAACGTTGTAGTTTGGGATAAAGATGTTGATGACTTTGCATTCAAGAAAGATGCAGATGACAACACCTTCACACTGTTAGCTGACAAATTTGACGGCGCAGTTTATGATGAAGAAGATTACAAGGTTACTGCATGGGAAGTTGATTCCGATGGTCAGTTTGTAATCACAATTGAAGGCGAAGACAATCCGTTCACTTCCGCAGTTGAAGAAGGCTTTGCCAACAAGGATGTCACACTGGCTGAAAATGCCGTTGTTGACGGCGGAATGGCTGTTCCGTACCTGACCAACCACCTTATTAACTTCATCTACAATTCAGATGATGAAGAAGCTACATACGTTGATGTAGTATCAACCAAAGTTAAGTCTGACGATGTAGATGATGATGGCGCTAAACTGAAAGTCAACGGTACTTCTTACAAGTTTGCTGATGGCTGCTATCTTACAACAGCACCTACAGGTACTGCTACTGACGACATTAATTTTGAGCTGGAATACACTGATGAATCAGCCGGCGTATTAAATGATTTCTATGATGTATATCTCGATGCAGATGGTAAGATTTATTTTGCAGTTGAGAAAACAGCATCCGGAAGTCCTAAGATGGTTGAAGAACTTGAGTCTGACAACACCCTGAATTACATGGACAGCGGCAGTGTTGACCTTGACCAGGACGATGTACTGGTACTTAAGGATGGCAAATATGCTGATGTAGACGATCTGAAAGCTACTGATATTGTCTATGTAACTGAAGATAACTATGGTCTTGATGTATTTGTAGATGCATATTCACTCAGCAAGTCCGGCGAATTCGAAGCTGGTATGAGTACTGTAAATCCTGGTGATGCATACTTTGAGCAAGCTAGGATTGACGGCAAGAAGTATGACCTGGATGCAGATATGCTTCTCTCAACTGATGATGGCGACAATTGGGATGACCTCAGTGGTACAGGTAGCGACTTCTTTGATGATATCTATGATGAAGAAATTCAGTTTGCCCTTGACAGGAAAGGTGACATTGCCTTTATCCTGACCGATGCTGAAAGTGAAAGCAAAAACATCTATGGTATTGTTGACAAGGTTCTTGATAAAGACTTGGATAATTTCATCACAAGCATTAAGATTATGAAGTCTGATGGTGCTACTGTTTCCTACACTGTTGAAACTGCTGATGTAGAATTAACTTATAGTACTTCGATTGAGTCCTATTCTGCAGATACTGTAGTATTTGACGGTGCTGCTGTTAAGTTCCAGCTGAATGACAGTGGTAACATTGATGACCTTGAAGTGCTTGACGACCAGGCTAACAGTATTACTGATGGTGCAAAAGACCTGAAGAAACTGTATATCGATGGTTCTTGGTACTATGTAAATAATGACACCATAGTTCTTAACGGACCTACAGATGAAGATCCTGACGTAGTCAGCACAAGTAGTCTGCTTAGCGATGCTGAAGACCTTGAGTCAGGCGAAGAGATTCTCTGCTGGGCTAAGGTAGATGGCAACAAGGTTGAGTATGTAATGATTGTTGGCGCTACAGTTGAAGGTACCGCAGAAGACATGGCTATGGTTATCGATACCTACTACTATGATGGTGATGAGTGGGCAATCGTTGACATTCGCGGTGAAGAAGCTAAATACGAAATAGACGGTACTGTACCTAGTGAAGATACTCTTGTTGAGTACTCCTTAGCTGGTAGCAAGATTTCACTTGATGTTGGTGATTCTTACGTACCGACTACCTCCGGCAACGTTTACGGTGAGATAACGGATGTTGACACAACTAATAATGCGATCGAAGTTGCTAATACAAAGTGGTACGATATCGATGCTGACACCTACATCTACGATATGACTGAAAGTGATCCTGTTTACGTAGATGGCATTGACGGTATTGATGAGGGTGACGCCGTATTCGTAGTACCTGTAACTGGCGATGATGACCGCAAAGGTGTTGCCAATGTGATATTCATTGTAGATACAGATGACTATACTGGCTATACCTTTAGTAAAACAAGTGCAGCTACTGTAAATCCAATTTAA
- a CDS encoding O-antigen ligase family protein translates to MKRKSAWDNENKLAFYALIGILFIAPFFQGLFFDKAMHVAEIAVALVFAWCVFNEGSKGLKIKFDVLDTGVVLVLVAHIIATFAAVKLSTAIKTDMEFAVYLMAYLIVIRSAVSLPKVKQLMTVVYLSGVIVAIVGLAAYGGVKITDGVLAGRIASTFQYPNSLGAYLGAIGLIGCYLFLTEPGISYRMALAASNIFVFTALFGTASRGTFVVLPFAYLVFIFLQPGGYKILAFGALTINFLLGGATAFVLNGLVSKPLIWVYVIMFCVINVMANIGVERLLSLGRNGSFKIAPKYAAFILVGILIVGILGGFNVLGQAEGLKRITDISLEDRNIVERGYFYGDALKIIKEHPIIGVGGGGWSSIYREYQSYGYISKQAHNFYLQTWVEAGILGIFSLGLIIIGVIVTYSRVYRGKKPEGVLLATTVLAALMIIGMESAVDFTMAFGAVSLIVWTFFGILKGLARHGEVLQNGKETVQGGRDKLMRFSVIAVPLLVATLSFSFLLSIIYNEKSIAALKDKDYDARFNYLKKATILNPFDADHYANLAAMDRARFKVEKKPEQINSALTYADKSIARNKGSYVFRVEKVNILLAQQDFNGAVREAEIASRLEPWSQDSYDLLGYVYLSAGNHYLNKGDNEKAEAYLKKAAEMPKVVNYKMKTITEEERKLWVATPHLSFSKRLQQYSAQAVVALRKLS, encoded by the coding sequence ATGAAACGGAAAAGCGCCTGGGATAACGAAAATAAATTAGCCTTTTATGCACTAATTGGGATATTATTTATAGCACCTTTTTTTCAGGGGCTATTTTTTGATAAGGCCATGCATGTTGCTGAAATTGCTGTGGCTCTTGTTTTTGCCTGGTGCGTATTTAATGAGGGGTCAAAGGGGTTAAAGATAAAATTTGATGTCCTTGACACAGGTGTGGTATTGGTTTTAGTAGCCCATATAATAGCAACTTTTGCTGCTGTTAAGTTATCAACCGCTATTAAAACAGACATGGAATTTGCCGTATACCTTATGGCTTACCTGATTGTCATCAGGTCGGCGGTCAGTTTACCAAAGGTCAAGCAGTTAATGACTGTAGTTTATTTGTCAGGGGTAATTGTAGCCATAGTTGGGCTTGCTGCTTACGGTGGGGTCAAGATTACTGATGGTGTTCTGGCTGGTCGGATAGCCTCAACATTTCAGTATCCTAACTCTCTAGGGGCATACCTGGGAGCAATAGGTCTAATTGGGTGTTACCTGTTTCTTACCGAACCTGGGATAAGTTATCGTATGGCCCTGGCTGCATCCAATATTTTTGTTTTTACGGCATTGTTTGGGACTGCATCCCGGGGAACATTTGTCGTTTTACCGTTTGCTTATCTGGTGTTTATATTTCTTCAGCCCGGTGGCTATAAAATCCTGGCATTTGGTGCACTGACAATTAATTTTCTTTTGGGAGGAGCAACTGCATTTGTACTTAATGGGCTCGTGAGTAAACCACTGATATGGGTTTATGTAATAATGTTCTGCGTGATTAATGTTATGGCTAATATTGGCGTTGAGCGGCTGCTATCACTAGGAAGGAATGGAAGTTTCAAAATTGCTCCTAAATACGCAGCCTTTATTTTAGTTGGCATCCTTATAGTCGGCATTCTTGGAGGTTTTAATGTTTTGGGGCAGGCCGAGGGTCTTAAAAGAATCACAGATATAAGCCTTGAGGACAGGAACATTGTTGAACGGGGTTACTTCTACGGTGATGCGTTAAAAATAATTAAGGAGCATCCTATAATTGGTGTAGGGGGCGGAGGATGGTCTTCAATTTATAGAGAATACCAGAGTTATGGATATATTTCTAAACAGGCACACAACTTTTACCTGCAGACTTGGGTTGAGGCAGGTATTCTTGGGATATTTTCATTAGGGTTGATTATTATTGGAGTTATTGTCACGTATAGTAGGGTTTATAGAGGGAAGAAGCCGGAAGGGGTTCTTCTGGCAACAACGGTACTGGCTGCTCTTATGATAATAGGAATGGAAAGCGCTGTGGATTTTACTATGGCATTTGGTGCTGTGAGCCTGATTGTCTGGACGTTTTTTGGTATATTAAAAGGTTTGGCAAGGCATGGTGAGGTCCTGCAAAACGGTAAAGAAACTGTTCAGGGCGGCCGTGACAAATTAATGCGCTTTAGTGTGATCGCAGTCCCGTTATTGGTTGCTACCCTGTCGTTTTCTTTTTTACTAAGTATTATTTATAATGAGAAATCCATTGCAGCCCTTAAGGATAAAGATTATGATGCCAGGTTTAACTACCTAAAAAAGGCAACTATACTTAACCCGTTCGATGCCGATCATTATGCTAACTTGGCGGCTATGGACAGGGCCAGGTTTAAGGTCGAAAAAAAGCCGGAACAAATCAATTCTGCGCTGACATATGCGGACAAATCAATAGCCAGAAATAAAGGGAGTTATGTTTTCAGAGTGGAAAAGGTGAATATTCTTCTGGCTCAGCAAGATTTTAATGGCGCTGTACGGGAAGCCGAGATAGCCTCTCGGCTTGAACCTTGGTCTCAGGATAGTTACGACCTCCTCGGGTATGTTTACCTATCGGCAGGGAACCATTACCTTAATAAGGGGGACAATGAAAAGGCCGAAGCCTATCTGAAAAAGGCAGCAGAGATGCCAAAAGTAGTCAACTACAAGATGAAAACCATCACTGAAGAGGAAAGGAAACTTTGGGTTGCCACCCCACACCTGAGCTTCAGTAAGCGCTTGCAGCAGTATTCAGCTCAGGCGGTGGTAGCTTTGAGAAAGTTGTCGTGA
- a CDS encoding sugar transferase has product MWLSDRKTGRSIVMMIIDVLIINIGIILAYLIRFNFTLPPYNFEPYLQLFFWISLGSLFFFNMYQLYSVSPRTKWDNQFYSIVLAVSLTLMLSISLTYISANYAFPRSVFLLSGLIQVILLTIWRYFLWRAAKKSLGVQKAVIIGNGPETLEMAERFAEFSESHIEIIGIISEKDSFTETGSEKFRVVGSLDEYEQVINSIVCDVVIITPSLDAVLKEKIVCLCYSSGKEAFLIPALYEVLLVKADLNLIDDIPVFGVKNSNGESIFVKRILDLFVAAAAFVITLPVMALIGLIIKVDSPGPIIYQQERVTKGGKLFTLYKFRTMVQDAEQGTGPVFACEDDQRATRVGRILRLSRLDELPQLVNVIRGDMSMVGPRPERPFFVEQYVKEIYGYENRHRIKPGITGIAQIAGKYNTGPREKLVFDLLYAKRNNILVDLQILLQTVKVLFMRDKAS; this is encoded by the coding sequence ATGTGGCTTTCAGATAGAAAAACTGGACGTTCTATAGTTATGATGATTATAGATGTCCTGATTATAAATATTGGCATAATCCTGGCTTATCTGATAAGGTTTAATTTCACTCTGCCACCCTATAACTTTGAGCCTTATCTGCAATTATTTTTTTGGATATCACTGGGAAGCCTCTTTTTCTTTAATATGTATCAGTTATATTCGGTGTCGCCCAGGACCAAGTGGGATAATCAGTTTTACTCAATAGTTCTGGCGGTATCCCTGACATTAATGCTGAGCATTTCACTTACATATATCAGCGCTAATTATGCCTTCCCACGATCTGTATTTCTGCTGAGTGGATTAATCCAGGTTATTCTACTAACAATATGGCGTTATTTTCTGTGGAGAGCAGCTAAGAAATCCCTGGGGGTGCAGAAGGCAGTAATAATCGGTAATGGGCCAGAAACTCTGGAAATGGCAGAGCGGTTTGCCGAGTTTTCTGAGAGTCATATTGAGATAATTGGGATAATATCAGAAAAAGATTCATTTACAGAAACCGGCAGTGAAAAATTTAGAGTGGTGGGCAGTTTAGATGAGTATGAACAGGTAATAAACAGTATTGTCTGTGATGTTGTTATTATCACCCCGTCTCTTGATGCCGTATTAAAAGAAAAAATAGTATGTCTCTGCTATTCATCCGGGAAAGAGGCCTTTTTAATCCCTGCTTTATATGAGGTTCTTCTTGTAAAAGCGGACTTAAATCTGATAGATGATATTCCGGTGTTTGGAGTAAAGAATAGTAATGGGGAAAGTATTTTTGTAAAGAGAATTTTGGATTTGTTTGTGGCAGCAGCTGCTTTTGTGATTACCCTGCCAGTAATGGCCTTGATAGGCCTGATCATTAAAGTGGATTCTCCCGGGCCAATTATTTATCAACAGGAACGAGTCACCAAGGGTGGCAAACTCTTTACTTTGTATAAATTCCGCACCATGGTGCAGGATGCAGAGCAGGGTACGGGTCCGGTATTTGCATGTGAAGATGACCAGCGGGCCACCAGGGTAGGCAGAATTCTCCGGCTGTCCAGGTTGGATGAACTGCCCCAGTTGGTCAACGTAATCAGGGGCGATATGAGTATGGTTGGCCCCAGGCCGGAGCGACCGTTTTTTGTGGAACAGTATGTGAAGGAAATCTATGGCTATGAGAACAGACACCGAATAAAACCAGGCATCACAGGGATAGCACAAATAGCCGGGAAGTACAATACCGGGCCGCGAGAGAAGTTAGTTTTTGACCTGCTTTACGCTAAGAGGAATAATATTTTGGTGGACCTGCAGATACTGCTGCAGACGGTGAAGGTTTTGTTTATGAGGGATAAGGCATCGTAA
- a CDS encoding glycosyltransferase family 2 protein, whose amino-acid sequence MSDVFGYVSELFRKGLRILRAYGVLYFLRRTFKFFKRYKWRSFLAPEDLNSQYQKWLEKNDEGVGTKGIAGDERTARENELLPLISIVILLSKFDKDSLKLTVDSILRQDAEQWVLLVVDDGSSVPDAKEYLTELSGGDNRIVIVNNGTGEDLGLVLKRVVNNLKSEYVLLLEDNGVLRSDAIGCFAREASESNYPSVIYGDEDTLDNRTRIRLNPAFKPGWSPNLLYSFNYVGSPVIVRKELLKEVGGFRQAYDGCLNYELLLRLTDYKLDVRRIPRVLFSKVKKDNWRDEVEAKDIQESRAVRETLFRKGYDSRVTYSKVTDTFTYRLNIMNVEPVSIIIPTKNNAEVLRRCLESIQKKSTYSNYEIIVIDNGSTEEDTLNYLNSLEGMRGFRVLRYPGEFNYPDINNFGASEALGSYLVFLNDDTEVISADWMEALLEHSQMPEVGAVGALLLFPGGLIQHAGVVIGMRGSASHAFYKCDGNSTSYMNLACCVRNVSAVTAACLMIEKTKFNRVGGFNTSFRVAMNDIDLCIRLLSAGFYNIYTPHARLLHHESLTRGEFVNEEEIKLFTSVHREFLERGDPYYHPALSLERNDYSLAV is encoded by the coding sequence ATGAGTGATGTATTTGGATATGTAAGTGAATTATTCAGAAAAGGCCTGCGAATTTTGAGGGCTTACGGAGTGCTTTACTTTCTCCGGAGAACTTTCAAATTTTTTAAAAGGTATAAATGGCGCAGCTTTTTAGCTCCGGAAGATTTAAATTCTCAGTACCAAAAGTGGCTTGAGAAAAACGATGAAGGTGTAGGGACAAAGGGGATTGCCGGGGATGAAAGAACTGCCCGAGAAAATGAACTTCTTCCGTTGATAAGTATTGTGATATTGTTATCAAAGTTTGATAAAGATTCTCTAAAACTTACGGTGGACTCCATATTAAGACAGGATGCAGAACAATGGGTTCTGTTAGTCGTTGATGACGGGTCTTCCGTACCTGATGCCAAGGAATACCTGACTGAATTGTCTGGTGGAGATAACCGTATTGTGATTGTTAATAACGGGACAGGTGAGGACTTAGGCCTTGTTCTCAAGAGAGTAGTAAATAATTTAAAGTCCGAGTATGTTTTACTGCTTGAAGATAACGGTGTTTTAAGGTCTGATGCTATAGGGTGTTTTGCCAGGGAAGCGAGTGAATCAAATTATCCTAGTGTGATCTATGGTGATGAAGATACCCTGGATAATAGAACCAGAATACGCTTAAATCCTGCTTTTAAACCGGGATGGTCTCCCAACCTGCTATATTCCTTTAATTATGTGGGATCTCCGGTTATCGTCAGGAAAGAGTTGCTTAAGGAAGTTGGAGGATTCCGGCAGGCTTACGACGGATGTCTTAATTATGAACTGCTCCTGAGATTGACTGACTACAAATTAGATGTGAGAAGAATTCCCCGGGTATTATTCAGTAAAGTAAAAAAGGATAATTGGAGAGACGAAGTAGAAGCAAAAGACATTCAGGAGTCCAGGGCTGTCCGGGAGACTCTTTTTAGAAAAGGGTATGACTCTAGGGTTACCTATAGCAAGGTCACAGATACCTTTACTTATCGACTGAATATCATGAATGTGGAGCCGGTTTCAATCATAATCCCGACAAAAAATAATGCAGAAGTGCTGCGCAGGTGCCTGGAAAGCATTCAGAAGAAGTCTACTTACAGTAATTATGAAATAATAGTTATAGATAACGGCAGTACTGAAGAAGACACCCTGAATTACCTGAACTCACTTGAAGGCATGAGGGGTTTTAGGGTCTTAAGATATCCCGGTGAATTCAACTATCCGGACATAAACAATTTTGGGGCATCCGAAGCGCTAGGTAGTTACTTGGTATTTTTAAATGATGACACTGAGGTTATTTCTGCCGACTGGATGGAGGCTTTGCTGGAACACAGTCAGATGCCTGAGGTTGGGGCTGTGGGGGCGTTACTGCTGTTCCCCGGTGGGTTGATACAACATGCGGGGGTTGTCATCGGTATGAGAGGCAGCGCTTCACATGCTTTCTATAAATGTGATGGGAATTCAACCAGCTACATGAATTTGGCCTGCTGCGTCAGAAATGTCTCTGCCGTAACAGCTGCGTGTTTGATGATAGAAAAAACCAAGTTCAACAGGGTCGGAGGGTTTAACACATCATTTCGGGTTGCCATGAATGACATTGACCTGTGTATCAGACTGCTTAGCGCAGGATTTTATAATATATATACCCCGCATGCCAGGCTGCTGCATCATGAATCCCTGACAAGGGGAGAATTCGTGAATGAAGAGGAAATTAAACTGTTCACATCTGTTCACAGAGAGTTTTTGGAAAGAGGAGACCCTTATTATCACCCGGCATTAAGCCTGGAGCGAAACGATTATTCTCTGGCGGTGTAG
- a CDS encoding glycosyltransferase family 4 protein has product MKILEIITLGEIGGAQNVLVDLVKGFTERFDAEVDVVFGEGNYLTEALPSNFRGEIIQLPYLKRSINLKNDIKTLLFLNRLCQNKNYDIVHCHSSKAAWLGRLAGRTAGIRRVCVTVHGLSYVSGDSPVKKLIYKNIERILLPLKSEYVFVSTDDMYGMNSLGVSQEKCKVIPNGRAVPTKPDKGLRELLGIDGAVPLVCMVGRLSFQKNPMLFIKIAQQVLQKWPKEQATPHFVLVGDGPLRQECQAYLNVEAITGNVHLTGDLENAGQYFWDTDIALLTSNYESCPLVIIEAMATGTPVVASNVIGTRHIINHGEDGYLFSLDQEGKAAEHIMQLLLDRELAENVGNKAKVSYGRKYVIERMVDDYADYFGLKPKSGEDIQ; this is encoded by the coding sequence ATGAAGATACTTGAAATCATAACTCTGGGTGAAATTGGTGGGGCTCAGAATGTTCTTGTTGATCTGGTTAAAGGATTTACAGAACGTTTTGATGCTGAGGTTGATGTGGTTTTTGGGGAAGGTAATTATTTAACCGAAGCCTTACCAAGTAATTTTAGAGGTGAAATAATACAGCTTCCTTATTTAAAAAGAAGTATTAATTTGAAAAATGACATTAAAACCCTCCTTTTTTTAAACAGGTTATGTCAAAACAAGAACTACGACATAGTTCACTGCCATAGTTCTAAAGCGGCTTGGCTGGGCAGGTTAGCGGGGCGGACAGCCGGTATCCGGAGAGTTTGCGTTACGGTACACGGTCTTTCTTATGTATCCGGGGATTCACCTGTCAAGAAACTAATTTATAAAAATATTGAGAGAATACTTTTGCCTTTAAAATCAGAATATGTTTTTGTTTCTACTGATGATATGTATGGCATGAATTCTCTTGGCGTTAGTCAAGAGAAGTGTAAAGTAATACCTAATGGGCGAGCGGTTCCTACAAAGCCGGACAAAGGTTTGCGGGAGTTATTGGGGATTGATGGTGCTGTGCCCTTGGTATGTATGGTAGGGCGGCTTTCGTTTCAGAAGAATCCGATGTTATTTATCAAAATTGCACAACAGGTTTTGCAGAAATGGCCAAAGGAACAGGCAACCCCACACTTTGTTCTGGTTGGGGATGGGCCCTTGAGACAGGAATGCCAGGCTTATCTCAATGTAGAGGCAATAACTGGCAATGTGCATTTAACAGGAGATTTGGAAAATGCCGGTCAGTACTTTTGGGATACTGACATTGCATTACTTACTTCAAATTATGAATCCTGCCCACTGGTTATTATAGAAGCAATGGCAACCGGAACTCCTGTGGTTGCAAGTAATGTAATAGGTACCCGGCATATAATTAACCATGGGGAGGATGGCTATCTGTTTTCTCTTGATCAGGAAGGGAAAGCTGCTGAACATATAATGCAATTATTGCTAGACAGAGAGTTAGCAGAAAATGTGGGTAATAAAGCTAAAGTCAGCTATGGCAGAAAGTATGTGATTGAGAGAATGGTGGATGATTATGCAGATTATTTCGGTCTAAAGCCGAAATCCGGAGAGGATATACAATGA
- a CDS encoding glycosyltransferase → MTSGEKKFDAIVCLSQIDWDFLWQRTQEIMSQFAAMGYPVLFVENTGVRIPNIKDAPRVWQRLKKIIRPAKGTNLSESHNNIKVLSPMALPFPYSRSAWKLNSALIRREIARFSRNTGVPVKRILLWSYMTTPLAVHLAESVSWAGVVVDLVSDPCKVPGAERIVPYHRKMLQKANVIFCASVPVVNNAKNHIGKSDHNKIKLFEDGFSTRLLDMVEKDKKRSALPDKTTVSDDKPFAAYIGGVNNKIWWDAVAVMARAFPDIRFIFAGPKLLTGFQRNAGQLHEADLPCDGAGRNVTWHPPFKEYQQLGSFLTGCCAGLIPYVPTPYVAEMRPAKINEYLVMGLPIVGTRMPELERLAVDHGSGIVYLADNVDEFAEKLREALDEDCENLREKRMQVACSRSWERVCSMIEDDLMMHLSK, encoded by the coding sequence ATGACTTCCGGTGAGAAAAAATTTGACGCTATTGTCTGCCTGTCACAAATTGATTGGGATTTTCTATGGCAGCGGACTCAGGAAATAATGAGCCAGTTCGCGGCGATGGGGTATCCGGTGTTGTTTGTTGAGAATACAGGGGTACGCATTCCGAATATCAAAGATGCACCCCGGGTCTGGCAAAGGTTGAAAAAGATTATTCGGCCGGCCAAGGGAACTAATTTATCTGAAAGTCACAATAATATTAAGGTATTGAGTCCAATGGCCCTGCCTTTCCCATACTCCCGGTCAGCTTGGAAATTGAACAGTGCACTGATTCGTCGGGAAATTGCACGGTTTAGCAGGAACACGGGAGTTCCAGTAAAAAGAATTTTGCTATGGTCATACATGACGACACCACTGGCAGTGCACCTGGCTGAAAGTGTGTCATGGGCAGGTGTTGTGGTTGATTTGGTCAGTGATCCATGTAAGGTTCCGGGCGCTGAGCGCATTGTGCCTTACCACCGGAAGATGCTGCAAAAGGCAAACGTGATTTTCTGTGCCTCGGTTCCTGTGGTGAATAATGCGAAAAACCACATTGGAAAGTCAGATCACAATAAGATTAAGCTGTTTGAAGACGGGTTTTCCACCAGATTGTTAGATATGGTAGAAAAGGATAAGAAACGTAGTGCATTACCAGATAAAACAACGGTCAGTGATGATAAACCGTTTGCTGCGTACATAGGTGGCGTTAATAATAAAATATGGTGGGATGCAGTTGCCGTGATGGCGAGGGCATTTCCTGATATCCGCTTTATATTTGCCGGGCCAAAACTATTAACCGGGTTCCAAAGGAATGCTGGGCAATTACATGAAGCTGATTTGCCCTGTGATGGAGCGGGCAGAAATGTTACCTGGCATCCACCTTTTAAGGAATATCAGCAGTTAGGGAGCTTTTTAACGGGGTGCTGTGCCGGGCTGATTCCATATGTGCCTACACCTTATGTTGCTGAAATGCGGCCTGCCAAGATAAATGAGTATCTGGTCATGGGGCTGCCGATAGTGGGGACAAGAATGCCGGAACTGGAGCGCCTGGCTGTGGACCATGGGTCGGGGATTGTATACCTTGCGGATAATGTGGATGAATTTGCGGAAAAGTTGCGAGAGGCATTGGATGAGGATTGTGAGAACCTGAGGGAGAAACGGATGCAGGTTGCCTGTAGCCGTTCATGGGAGAGAGTTTGTTCCATGATTGAAGATGACTTAATGATGCACTTGAGCAAATAA